From Chloroflexia bacterium SDU3-3, the proteins below share one genomic window:
- a CDS encoding leucyl aminopeptidase, which yields MNISINAAEPFGYQTPLLALATWEGETLPEAIAPLIEAGDWTGKAKQSLVIYPRGAVAASRVLLVGLGPKAAVTSEKLRVAAATAATRAREIGVDSFALALAEGGPIGPRAAGQALAEGATLALYRFDTYRTGLSPEQTRSIESLTILAPSDTDEVSAGAAVGQAIAAGTSFARDLINHPGNVVVPAKLGETALDLGKEFGFKVTVLDKAQLEAQGFGGIIGVGKGSANEPRFITIEYGSKQPGVPTICLVGKGITFDTGGISIKPGERMQEMISDMSGAAAVLGTLRVIGALKLPLHIVGLISTAENMPSSTAYKPGDILTTLSGKTIEVLNTDAEGRIVLADALYYAQRYEPDAIIDLATLTGAIVVALGTYVSGMMTNSDSLADRLSRAGQETHERVWRMPLWEEYLDQTRSEVADLKNTGGRPGGALTAAAFLSQFVGEYPWAHLDIAGTAYSERAMGPYTPRGGAGVGVRLLTQMLVDWAGGDA from the coding sequence ATGAACATCTCTATCAACGCGGCGGAGCCATTCGGCTACCAGACGCCGCTGCTGGCCCTTGCGACATGGGAGGGCGAAACACTCCCCGAGGCGATTGCCCCGCTGATCGAAGCAGGCGACTGGACAGGCAAGGCCAAGCAGAGCCTTGTGATCTACCCGCGCGGCGCGGTGGCCGCCAGCCGCGTGCTGCTGGTGGGCCTTGGCCCCAAGGCCGCCGTCACCAGCGAGAAACTGCGCGTGGCCGCCGCCACCGCCGCCACCCGCGCCCGCGAGATCGGCGTCGACAGCTTCGCCCTGGCCCTGGCCGAGGGCGGCCCCATAGGCCCGAGGGCTGCAGGCCAGGCCCTGGCCGAGGGCGCGACGCTCGCGCTCTACCGCTTCGACACCTACCGCACCGGCCTCAGCCCCGAGCAGACCCGCAGCATCGAGAGCCTGACCATCCTCGCCCCCAGCGACACCGACGAGGTGTCCGCAGGCGCGGCGGTTGGCCAGGCAATCGCCGCCGGCACCAGCTTCGCCCGCGACCTGATCAACCACCCCGGCAACGTGGTGGTGCCCGCCAAGCTGGGCGAGACCGCGCTAGATCTGGGCAAGGAATTCGGCTTCAAGGTGACAGTGCTCGACAAGGCCCAGCTGGAGGCCCAGGGCTTCGGCGGCATCATCGGCGTGGGCAAAGGCTCGGCCAACGAGCCGCGCTTCATCACCATCGAGTACGGCAGCAAGCAGCCGGGCGTGCCCACCATCTGCCTCGTGGGCAAGGGCATCACCTTCGACACCGGCGGCATCTCGATCAAGCCCGGCGAGCGCATGCAGGAGATGATCAGCGACATGAGCGGGGCCGCCGCCGTGCTGGGCACACTGCGCGTGATTGGTGCGCTAAAACTACCCCTGCACATCGTTGGTTTAATAAGCACTGCGGAAAACATGCCGAGCAGCACCGCCTACAAGCCAGGCGACATCCTGACCACGCTCAGCGGTAAGACGATTGAGGTGCTCAACACCGATGCCGAGGGCCGGATCGTGCTGGCCGACGCGCTCTACTACGCGCAGCGCTACGAGCCAGATGCGATCATCGACCTGGCCACGCTCACCGGCGCGATCGTGGTGGCCCTGGGCACCTACGTGAGCGGGATGATGACCAACAGCGACTCGCTGGCCGACCGCCTCAGCCGCGCTGGCCAAGAGACCCACGAGCGCGTCTGGCGGATGCCGCTCTGGGAGGAGTACCTCGACCAGACCCGCAGCGAGGTCGCCGACCTGAAGAACACCGGCGGGCGGCCCGGCGGCGCGCTCACCGCGGCGGCCTTCCTCTCGCAGTTTGTTGGCGA
- a CDS encoding slipin family protein, which translates to MPLAATILCAAVFIFMVLMLVLAAIKIVPEYERGVIFRLGRLVGARGPGIFFLIPVLERMVRVDTRVITMDVPAQEVITLDNVTIKVNAVLYFMVINPDWAVTKVVDYIRATMQIAQTTLRSVVGQVELDDLLAQREKINQKLQQIIDEQTEPWGVKVTIVEVKDVELPSTMQRAMAKQAEAEREKRAKIIHAEGEFQASQMLSEAAKVISAEPTSLQLRYLQTLTEIAVEKNSTIIFPLPIDTITPFIEGAVGAMVGSRNPAPRPAPQPAAPSEPPAASPETERL; encoded by the coding sequence ATGCCCCTGGCAGCAACAATCCTCTGCGCCGCCGTCTTCATCTTCATGGTGCTCATGTTGGTGCTCGCCGCAATCAAGATCGTGCCCGAGTACGAGCGCGGCGTGATCTTCCGCCTGGGTCGCCTGGTGGGCGCGCGCGGGCCGGGTATCTTCTTCCTCATCCCGGTGCTAGAGCGCATGGTGCGCGTGGACACCCGCGTGATCACCATGGACGTGCCCGCGCAGGAGGTGATCACGCTCGACAACGTGACGATCAAGGTCAACGCGGTGCTGTACTTCATGGTCATCAACCCAGACTGGGCCGTGACCAAAGTGGTGGACTACATCCGCGCCACCATGCAGATCGCCCAGACCACGCTGCGCAGCGTGGTGGGCCAGGTCGAGCTGGATGACCTGCTGGCCCAGCGCGAGAAGATCAACCAGAAGCTGCAGCAGATCATCGACGAGCAGACCGAGCCGTGGGGCGTGAAGGTGACGATCGTCGAGGTAAAAGATGTGGAGCTGCCCTCCACCATGCAGCGCGCCATGGCCAAGCAGGCCGAGGCCGAGCGCGAGAAGCGCGCCAAGATCATCCACGCCGAGGGCGAGTTCCAGGCCTCGCAGATGCTCTCCGAGGCTGCCAAGGTCATCTCTGCCGAGCCGACCTCGCTGCAGCTGCGCTACCTGCAGACGCTGACCGAGATCGCGGTCGAGAAGAACAGCACGATCATCTTCCCGCTGCCGATCGACACGATCACACCGTTCATCGAGGGCGCGGTGGGCGCGATGGTCGGCTCGCGCAACCCTGCGCCACGGCCCGCGCCGCAGCCCGCCGCCCCCAGCGAGCCGCCCGCCGCCAGCCCAGAAACCGAGCGCCTCTAG